In Paenibacillus hexagrammi, the following are encoded in one genomic region:
- the pyk gene encoding pyruvate kinase, giving the protein MRKTKIVCTIGPASESLENLKKLVEAGMNVARLNFSHGDFEEHGSRIRNLRKACQETGKTVAILLDTKGPEIRTGKLKEEPIELVQDKHIILTTEEILGDADRLSVTYENLPRDVEIGSTILIDDGLIGLTVVDIRGTDIECRIVNGGTIKSKKGVNVPGVKISLPGITEKDANDIIFGIEQGVDFIAASFVRKASDVMEIRELLERHNANHIQIISKIENQEGVENLDEILEVSDGLMVARGDLGVEIPAEDVPVVQKQMIKKCNIAGKPVITATMMLDSMQRNPRPTRAEASDVANAVFDGTDAVMLSGETAAGKYPVESVLTMARIAERAEAALEYKEIFLRQAQAQQVTVTEAISQAVANSALELGAKAILTATESGYTARMVSKYRPKAPIIAVTPNDQVIRRLSLVWGVIPVKGVEAKTTDELFNLAVDSSIKSGLVTLGDIVVITAGVPVGRSGTTNLIKVHHVGEMIAKGTGIGTQTATGKVITARTPEEANEKMVDGAVLVTVSTDKEYMPAVQRASALITEVGGITSHAAVVALSLGIPVIVGVDRALELIQDGTEVSIYPEVGVIYSGQAKVL; this is encoded by the coding sequence ATGCGTAAAACGAAAATTGTCTGTACCATCGGACCGGCAAGTGAATCACTGGAAAATCTGAAGAAGTTAGTGGAAGCGGGAATGAATGTTGCCCGTCTGAACTTCTCCCACGGAGACTTTGAGGAGCATGGCTCCCGTATCCGCAATCTGCGCAAGGCTTGTCAGGAAACGGGCAAGACGGTTGCGATTTTGCTTGATACGAAAGGTCCGGAGATTCGTACCGGTAAGCTGAAGGAAGAGCCGATTGAGCTCGTACAGGACAAACATATTATTTTGACTACAGAAGAAATCCTCGGGGATGCAGACCGCCTTTCCGTTACTTATGAGAACTTGCCGCGTGATGTGGAAATCGGTTCGACGATCCTCATCGACGATGGTTTGATCGGTTTGACAGTCGTTGATATTCGCGGTACTGATATCGAATGCCGCATTGTCAACGGCGGAACGATTAAAAGTAAAAAGGGTGTTAACGTACCAGGCGTTAAAATCAGCCTGCCGGGTATTACGGAGAAAGACGCTAACGATATCATCTTCGGTATCGAACAAGGCGTAGACTTTATTGCCGCTTCATTCGTTCGTAAAGCAAGCGACGTTATGGAAATCCGTGAGCTTTTGGAAAGACATAATGCGAATCATATCCAGATTATCAGTAAGATCGAGAACCAAGAAGGTGTTGAGAACCTCGACGAAATTCTTGAAGTTTCTGACGGTCTGATGGTTGCCCGCGGTGATCTTGGCGTAGAAATTCCAGCAGAAGATGTACCGGTTGTACAAAAACAGATGATCAAGAAATGTAATATTGCAGGCAAGCCTGTTATTACAGCTACTATGATGTTAGATTCGATGCAGCGCAATCCTCGTCCTACTCGCGCCGAAGCGAGTGACGTGGCCAACGCAGTATTCGACGGTACAGATGCGGTCATGTTGTCCGGTGAAACGGCTGCGGGTAAATATCCTGTAGAATCCGTATTGACCATGGCTCGAATTGCGGAGCGTGCAGAAGCGGCTCTAGAATACAAAGAGATTTTCCTGCGACAAGCGCAAGCGCAGCAGGTTACAGTAACGGAAGCAATCAGCCAAGCTGTTGCGAACTCCGCACTAGAACTAGGAGCTAAAGCGATCCTGACCGCTACGGAAAGTGGATATACGGCTAGAATGGTATCTAAGTACCGTCCGAAAGCACCAATCATCGCGGTAACTCCGAATGATCAAGTTATTCGCAGACTTTCCCTCGTATGGGGCGTTATTCCGGTAAAAGGCGTTGAAGCTAAAACAACGGACGAGCTGTTCAACCTTGCTGTAGACAGCAGCATCAAATCAGGACTTGTGACACTGGGCGACATCGTGGTTATCACAGCAGGCGTACCAGTAGGTCGCTCGGGAACCACAAACTTGATTAAAGTTCACCATGTCGGTGAAATGATTGCTAAAGGAACAGGTATCGGTACTCAAACAGCAACAGGTAAAGTCATTACTGCACGTACCCCAGAAGAAGCGAACGAGAAGATGGTTGATGGTGCTGTTCTTGTTACGGTATCAACGGACAAAGAATATATGCCCGCTGTACAAAGAGCTTCTGCTTTAATTACAGAGGTGGGAGGTATTACTTCTCACGCTGCAGTAGTAGCATTAAGCTTGGGCATTCCAGTTATCGTAGGTGTTGACCGCGCGCTGGAACTGATTCAGGACGGTACCGAAGTATCCATCTACCCTGAAGTAGGGGTAATTTACTCCGGACAAGCTAAAGTATTGTAA
- a CDS encoding FxsA family protein yields the protein MYRLLLALFIVVPAVELTLLITLGHWIGGWTTFALILLSGFLGAYFAKREGKKVWEYAKYEWSKGQMPTQQLLDGICIFIGGLLMITPGIVTDILGFLLVLPWTRPIFKVLLMAVLQKRIGRRYRKHDCIQ from the coding sequence TTGTACCGACTGCTTCTTGCTTTGTTCATTGTTGTGCCAGCTGTAGAGTTGACATTATTGATCACCTTGGGTCATTGGATCGGAGGATGGACGACTTTTGCGCTTATTTTGCTAAGCGGTTTTTTGGGAGCTTACTTTGCAAAACGTGAAGGTAAGAAGGTATGGGAGTATGCGAAGTACGAGTGGTCTAAAGGGCAAATGCCGACACAGCAGCTGCTTGATGGAATTTGTATCTTCATTGGCGGTTTGCTCATGATTACACCAGGTATTGTTACGGATATTCTAGGCTTCCTGCTTGTGTTACCTTGGACGCGTCCCATTTTTAAAGTATTGCTTATGGCTGTTCTTCAGAAAAGGATAGGAAGAAGGTATAGAAAGCATGACTGTATTCAATAA
- the ytvI gene encoding sporulation integral membrane protein YtvI, which produces MNPKLVHQIFRGIWVSLIVFIIGLFIYYVTPLIYPFLFGWLLAFMLNPLVGIFHYKLRFPRWLAVTVSMLLFLGGMITAITLLVANIVVELGSLADTLQEQINEWVAQFNVFINSTTFQDIIERINEFFENNPKYQETVNNNLSSTAGSIADVSKLVIGYVFDTLKKLLTSLPNIATLTIIVLLATFFINKDWYQIISRYSGILSDAVVKTSRLIRTDLQKALFGYIKAQLILVSMTALVVIIGLLVLRVPYAITIGLLTGLADLMPYLGTGAVMVPWILYVFFAQGNIYLGIGLSVLYGVILIARQIMEPKVLASSVGLDPLATLIAMFVGLKLFGLGGLIVGPVSLVIFSAFYRARIFHDIASYIKKGSASE; this is translated from the coding sequence TTGAATCCGAAATTAGTTCACCAAATTTTTAGGGGCATTTGGGTATCGCTGATCGTTTTCATCATCGGCTTGTTCATCTATTATGTAACACCGCTTATTTATCCGTTTCTTTTTGGTTGGCTGCTTGCCTTCATGTTAAACCCGCTTGTTGGAATTTTTCATTATAAGCTGAGGTTTCCACGTTGGTTAGCCGTGACGGTTTCCATGTTACTCTTCTTGGGCGGGATGATCACTGCAATTACCCTCCTGGTGGCCAATATTGTCGTTGAGCTCGGTTCACTGGCAGATACGCTTCAAGAACAGATTAACGAATGGGTCGCCCAGTTTAATGTATTTATCAATTCAACAACATTCCAAGACATTATCGAGAGAATCAACGAGTTTTTTGAAAATAATCCAAAATATCAGGAAACCGTAAACAACAATTTATCATCAACTGCAGGCTCCATCGCCGATGTAAGCAAGCTCGTGATTGGCTATGTGTTTGACACCTTAAAGAAGCTGCTGACCTCGCTCCCGAATATTGCAACACTAACGATCATCGTTCTTCTGGCGACGTTCTTCATTAATAAAGATTGGTATCAAATCATTAGCCGCTATTCCGGTATTCTATCGGATGCCGTTGTAAAGACCTCCAGGCTTATCCGAACCGACCTACAGAAAGCATTGTTCGGGTACATCAAAGCCCAACTCATTCTCGTATCCATGACTGCATTGGTCGTCATTATCGGTCTTCTTGTTCTAAGAGTCCCCTACGCGATCACCATTGGCTTATTGACAGGACTTGCTGATCTCATGCCATATCTGGGAACAGGTGCGGTCATGGTTCCTTGGATTCTTTATGTATTCTTTGCGCAAGGCAACATTTATCTAGGTATTGGACTTAGCGTGCTCTATGGTGTGATTCTGATAGCGCGGCAGATCATGGAGCCCAAGGTATTGGCATCCAGCGTAGGCCTTGACCCGCTAGCCACTTTAATCGCTATGTTTGTGGGTTTAAAGCTGTTTGGTCTAGGAGGACTTATCGTTGGACCGGTTTCGCTTGTTATCTTCTCCGCTTTTTATCGGGCAAGAATTTTTCACGATATCGCCTCTTATATAAAAAAGGGCTCGGCTTCCGAATGA
- a CDS encoding acyl-CoA thioesterase, with protein sequence MHQEKWYEHQLRVRYQETDQMGVVYHANYLTWMEIGRTELIRGMGYPYRLIESKGLLLPLVEADMKFKQPARYDDLVAIYTRVSGYSSVRLEFAYEIRRQNSPISPAGDLLVTGTTKHVWVNPSWKPVRIEKEEPALWRLLTDESSS encoded by the coding sequence ATGCATCAAGAGAAATGGTATGAACATCAGCTTCGGGTCCGATACCAGGAAACCGATCAAATGGGAGTTGTCTATCATGCCAATTATTTGACATGGATGGAGATCGGCAGAACCGAACTGATACGGGGAATGGGGTATCCCTACAGGCTTATTGAATCCAAAGGACTTCTACTGCCCCTAGTGGAGGCTGATATGAAATTTAAACAGCCAGCTAGATATGATGATTTGGTTGCCATCTATACGCGAGTCTCCGGTTATTCAAGTGTGCGTTTGGAATTTGCATATGAGATTCGCAGACAAAATAGCCCTATTTCACCTGCTGGCGATTTGTTAGTTACAGGGACTACCAAGCATGTTTGGGTGAATCCTTCATGGAAGCCAGTACGTATAGAAAAGGAAGAGCCCGCTCTTTGGAGGCTGCTGACGGATGAGTCATCATCCTGA
- the mdh gene encoding malate dehydrogenase produces MTIRRNKITVVGAGFTGATTALMLAQKELGDVVLLDIPQLENPTKGKALDMLEAGPVQGFDSQITGTSSYEDAKDSDIVIITAGIARKPGMSRDDLVNTNAGIVRSVCENVKTVAPHSIVIVLSNPVDAMTYVAYQTLGFPKNRVIGQSGVLDTARYLTFISQELNVSVEDVKGVVIGGHGDDMVPLVRYTYAGGVPIEKLIPAERIEAIVQRTRTGGGEIVNLLGNGSAYYAPAASLVQMTEAILKDKKRIIPTIALLEGEFGYQNLFMGVLTVLGAGGIEKIMDIELTAEEKAALDKTANSVRSVIQIVTG; encoded by the coding sequence ATGACCATTCGTCGTAATAAAATTACCGTTGTCGGCGCTGGCTTTACCGGAGCTACAACTGCTCTGATGCTTGCCCAAAAGGAACTGGGCGATGTAGTTCTGCTTGATATCCCGCAATTGGAGAATCCTACGAAGGGCAAGGCGCTCGACATGCTGGAGGCAGGTCCTGTTCAAGGCTTTGACAGCCAGATCACAGGTACTTCCAGCTATGAGGATGCTAAGGATTCCGATATTGTGATTATCACGGCAGGGATCGCCCGCAAGCCGGGCATGAGCCGCGACGATCTGGTAAATACCAATGCAGGCATTGTTAGATCTGTATGCGAGAATGTCAAAACAGTGGCCCCTCATTCCATCGTAATCGTTTTGTCCAATCCGGTGGATGCAATGACTTACGTCGCTTATCAAACGCTTGGGTTTCCTAAGAACCGTGTCATCGGCCAATCCGGTGTCCTGGATACGGCACGTTACCTTACATTTATATCTCAAGAGCTGAACGTATCTGTTGAGGATGTGAAGGGAGTCGTGATCGGCGGACACGGCGATGATATGGTTCCGCTGGTTCGTTACACATACGCAGGTGGAGTTCCCATTGAGAAGCTGATTCCTGCAGAACGAATCGAAGCGATCGTCCAGCGCACACGCACCGGCGGCGGCGAAATCGTAAACCTGCTAGGTAACGGCAGTGCTTACTATGCTCCCGCTGCATCCTTGGTGCAAATGACGGAAGCGATTTTGAAAGACAAGAAGCGCATTATTCCAACGATCGCTTTACTTGAAGGTGAATTCGGTTATCAGAACTTGTTCATGGGAGTTCTCACCGTACTGGGTGCAGGCGGTATCGAGAAAATCATGGATATCGAGCTGACGGCTGAAGAGAAAGCGGCTTTGGACAAAACGGCGAATTCCGTTCGCAGCGTGATTCAAATTGTAACGGGTTAA
- the citZ gene encoding citrate synthase: MTATKGLEGIVATTSSISSIVDGVLTYRGIDIDDLAENATFEEVIYLLWFGKLPNQEELTKLQNDLNASSEVPTAVIEQMKLYPKDVNSMAALRTAVSSLALYDAEANDMSAESNVRKAIKLQAQVPTIIAAFARIRQGLEPIASKGYPSIAANFLYQMTGKEPDKVAIEALDKALVLHADHELNASTFAARVTVATLTDIYSGITSAIGTLKGPLHGGANEAVMAMLEEIGTIDNVVPYINGKLERKDKIMGFGHRVYKNGDPRAKHLQKMSHELGKITGNMKWYEMSIKADDLVTSLKGLKPNVDFYSASVYTALEIPRDLFTPIFAISRTSGWTAHILEQYENNRLIRPRAEYTGPVNQKYVPISER, encoded by the coding sequence ATGACTGCAACCAAAGGTTTGGAAGGCATTGTAGCCACAACCTCGTCAATCAGCTCCATCGTGGACGGCGTTTTAACGTATCGCGGGATCGATATTGATGACCTCGCAGAAAATGCGACATTTGAAGAAGTGATCTACCTGCTCTGGTTTGGCAAGCTGCCTAACCAAGAAGAGCTTACTAAACTGCAAAACGATCTTAATGCAAGCAGTGAGGTTCCTACTGCTGTCATTGAACAAATGAAGCTATATCCTAAAGATGTTAATTCCATGGCAGCGCTTCGCACAGCTGTATCCAGCCTAGCGCTTTATGATGCTGAGGCGAACGACATGAGCGCGGAATCCAATGTTCGCAAAGCGATCAAGCTGCAAGCGCAAGTTCCTACAATCATCGCTGCATTTGCGCGTATTCGCCAAGGTCTGGAGCCGATTGCATCCAAGGGCTATCCTTCCATTGCGGCTAACTTCCTGTACCAAATGACAGGTAAAGAACCGGACAAGGTAGCCATTGAAGCATTGGACAAGGCGTTGGTTCTTCACGCTGACCACGAGCTGAATGCTTCTACATTTGCAGCGCGTGTTACAGTTGCTACGCTTACAGATATTTATTCCGGTATTACTTCAGCCATCGGAACTCTCAAAGGACCTCTTCACGGCGGCGCAAACGAAGCGGTAATGGCTATGCTTGAAGAAATCGGAACGATTGACAACGTAGTTCCATACATCAACGGCAAGCTTGAGCGTAAAGACAAAATCATGGGCTTCGGACACCGCGTATACAAAAACGGAGATCCTCGCGCCAAGCATCTGCAAAAAATGTCTCACGAGCTTGGTAAAATCACGGGCAACATGAAATGGTACGAAATGTCCATTAAAGCTGACGATCTCGTGACAAGTCTTAAAGGCTTGAAGCCAAACGTTGACTTCTATTCCGCTTCTGTATATACAGCGCTGGAAATCCCTCGCGACCTGTTCACGCCGATTTTTGCAATCAGCCGAACTTCCGGATGGACAGCCCATATTCTGGAGCAGTACGAGAATAACCGTCTGATTCGTCCTCGTGCCGAATACACAGGTCCAGTAAACCAGAAGTACGTTCCAATCAGCGAACGCTAA
- a CDS encoding polysaccharide deacetylase family protein: MIKKLGITLLLSLIGITLLISPLRAQRTGQIDYQDQVAVLMYHHVHETDTSSSTITPALLQEQLQYLLGKGYHFITLSEFHAYMNGASVPPNAALVTFDDGYQSFYTTAYPILKSLRVPAVNFVITSDLADPLASYIPSMSKEQIVDMQQHTNFIDVGCHTDDLHHKLPNGQAALTGRLETNGKQESEDAYKQRILTDITACKSKLDALTKEPIDTMAYPYGINDDLSAELVGQAGIRYAFTITPDMATRSADPLRIPRINAGSPNITPALLLRSIQRRVLAQPGSAPLRVDAAAAAEQLGGSAAAEGGALQLRLKGQAFTLQVNAAEAARGDARVMLREPVLREHGRVTIALDDLQALIGLPLVYTPATGKVAERVTPSVQ, encoded by the coding sequence ATGATCAAAAAGCTAGGAATCACTCTGCTGCTCAGCCTCATTGGCATCACCCTGCTGATCAGCCCCCTGCGCGCGCAGCGAACCGGACAAATCGACTATCAAGACCAGGTCGCCGTACTCATGTACCACCACGTTCACGAAACTGACACCAGCTCCAGCACGATTACTCCCGCATTATTACAGGAACAGCTGCAGTACTTGCTTGGAAAAGGCTACCATTTCATTACCTTAAGCGAATTTCATGCCTATATGAACGGTGCCAGTGTACCGCCGAACGCTGCTTTGGTCACCTTCGATGATGGATACCAGAGCTTTTATACGACCGCATATCCGATTCTAAAAAGTCTGCGGGTTCCTGCTGTTAATTTCGTCATCACCTCCGATCTTGCCGATCCGCTGGCGTCCTACATTCCTTCGATGTCGAAGGAGCAGATCGTGGACATGCAGCAGCATACCAACTTCATCGATGTTGGCTGCCATACGGATGATCTGCATCATAAACTCCCTAACGGCCAAGCTGCCCTGACAGGAAGACTGGAGACTAATGGTAAGCAGGAGAGCGAAGATGCCTATAAGCAAAGGATTCTTACAGATATCACCGCTTGCAAAAGCAAGCTGGATGCACTAACCAAGGAGCCGATCGATACGATGGCTTACCCCTACGGCATCAACGATGACCTCTCGGCGGAGCTGGTTGGGCAAGCGGGCATCCGCTACGCCTTCACCATCACGCCGGATATGGCTACGCGAAGCGCCGATCCGCTGCGCATCCCGCGGATCAACGCGGGCAGCCCGAACATCACGCCGGCGCTGCTGCTTCGCTCGATCCAGCGGCGCGTCCTGGCGCAGCCAGGCAGTGCGCCGCTGCGCGTCGACGCGGCTGCCGCCGCCGAGCAGCTCGGCGGCAGCGCCGCAGCAGAAGGCGGAGCGCTGCAGCTCCGCCTGAAGGGCCAGGCATTCACCCTGCAGGTGAATGCCGCAGAAGCGGCGCGCGGCGATGCGCGCGTCATGCTGCGGGAGCCCGTGCTCCGCGAGCACGGGCGGGTCACGATCGCGCTTGACGATCTGCAAGCGCTGATCGGGCTGCCGCTCGTCTACACCCCGGCCACCGGTAAGGTGGCTGAGCGGGTGACGCCGAGCGTGCAGTGA
- the yfbR gene encoding 5'-deoxynucleotidase has product MNHHFFAYLYRLKYIDRWSLMWNMRKENVAEHSFYTAALAHMLCTIANEVYKRDVPTDRVVSIALFHDVSEVLTGDIPQPVKHNNEKILRNFREIEDAAVERLIQTLPAEINSVYKSLIQDPDEELYRWVKAADLLEAYIKCLTELSAGNREFIVAKQQILESLKKMDMPEVDYFLTHMSSSFEKTLDEITLS; this is encoded by the coding sequence ATGAACCATCATTTTTTTGCTTATTTGTATCGACTTAAGTACATCGATCGTTGGAGCTTGATGTGGAATATGAGAAAAGAGAATGTCGCCGAGCATTCCTTTTATACCGCAGCGCTTGCCCATATGCTGTGTACGATTGCCAATGAAGTATACAAACGCGATGTGCCAACAGACCGTGTCGTGTCCATCGCTTTGTTCCACGATGTATCCGAGGTGCTCACAGGGGATATACCTCAGCCCGTCAAGCATAACAATGAAAAGATTTTACGAAATTTCCGGGAGATTGAAGATGCAGCGGTGGAGAGGCTCATTCAAACACTTCCTGCGGAAATTAACAGCGTCTACAAAAGTTTGATTCAAGATCCGGATGAGGAGCTATATCGTTGGGTGAAGGCAGCTGATCTGCTCGAAGCCTATATCAAATGCCTGACTGAGCTTTCGGCGGGGAACCGGGAGTTTATCGTGGCAAAACAGCAAATTCTCGAGAGCCTTAAGAAGATGGATATGCCCGAGGTCGACTATTTCCTTACACATATGAGCTCATCCTTCGAAAAGACACTTGATGAAATCACATTAAGCTAG
- a CDS encoding RNA degradosome polyphosphate kinase yields MYLNRDLSWIEFNRRVLEEAQDPSTPLLERVKFLSIVSSNLDEFMSVRVAGLKDQMKAGYNKKDFTGYTPAGLIKRIMKRTAKMVSEQYKAYREVSRLLMKEGIVFTEYEELNISQKKAMDAYYHDIIFPVLTPMAVDQSRPFPLVHNQSVYLAVVLVRDGDDPDDDPYFAIVQVPSNLSRYIPVPTRTNSKKQEFILLEELIEHHIQSLFSGYIPIAVHAFRLTRNADLTLNEEGAEDLLEEIEKELRRRRWGSPVRLEVQQGMHPYALSQLQDEFEINENVFEIDGPLDLTYFMKLAGGLQGFDHLRFPRITAKYPVEFEDVEDFFTLLKQQDVLLHHPYESFDAVTDFVVQAAYDPQVLAIKMTLYRVSGNSPIIQALARAAESGKQVTVVVELKARFDEERNIAWARKLEKSGCHVVYGLVGLKTHAKITLVVRQEDNTLRRYVHVGTGNYNDSTARLYTDVGLFTSHGVIGEDASALFNEITGYSAPHDWQAFAVAPTDLKDKLFELIEREAEHARAGRPAHIIAKMNSLSNQQMVDALYAASQAGVKIDLIIRGVCCLRPGVPGLSENITVRSIVDRFLEHSRSYYFENGGHVDVYLSSADWMTRNLTRRIELMCPVFDNTLKKMMIQILRLSLNDNVKARELMPNGMYMRVKNELTPYRSQFEALKITSWKKLQLEP; encoded by the coding sequence ATGTACCTGAATCGGGATTTGAGCTGGATTGAATTTAACAGACGCGTTTTGGAGGAAGCTCAAGACCCCAGCACACCGCTGCTCGAGCGGGTTAAATTTTTGTCGATTGTTTCTAGCAATTTAGATGAATTTATGAGTGTTCGTGTCGCCGGTCTGAAGGATCAGATGAAGGCGGGCTATAACAAAAAAGATTTTACCGGCTATACCCCTGCGGGCTTGATAAAGCGAATTATGAAACGAACAGCAAAGATGGTATCGGAGCAATACAAAGCGTACCGTGAAGTGTCGCGACTGCTCATGAAAGAGGGCATTGTTTTTACCGAATATGAAGAGCTCAACATCAGCCAGAAGAAGGCCATGGACGCCTACTACCACGATATTATTTTTCCAGTCTTGACACCTATGGCGGTAGACCAGAGCCGGCCGTTTCCGCTTGTACATAATCAGTCCGTATATTTGGCCGTTGTTCTAGTTCGTGATGGAGACGATCCGGACGATGACCCCTATTTTGCAATCGTACAGGTACCAAGTAATTTATCCAGGTACATACCTGTTCCGACACGCACCAATAGTAAGAAGCAGGAATTTATTTTGTTGGAAGAGTTGATCGAGCATCATATCCAATCATTGTTTAGCGGATATATCCCGATCGCGGTACATGCGTTTAGGTTGACTAGAAATGCAGATTTGACACTGAATGAAGAAGGCGCCGAGGATCTTCTCGAGGAAATTGAGAAGGAGCTGCGCCGCCGCAGATGGGGCTCGCCGGTTCGGTTGGAAGTACAGCAAGGCATGCACCCTTATGCACTATCCCAGCTGCAGGATGAATTTGAGATCAATGAGAATGTTTTTGAAATCGACGGTCCGCTGGACCTGACTTATTTTATGAAGCTGGCCGGAGGATTGCAAGGCTTTGATCATTTGCGCTTTCCGCGAATCACAGCTAAGTACCCTGTTGAGTTCGAAGACGTCGAGGATTTCTTTACGCTATTAAAGCAGCAGGATGTCCTATTACATCACCCCTATGAATCTTTCGATGCTGTGACAGATTTTGTCGTACAGGCGGCATATGACCCGCAGGTGCTGGCAATTAAGATGACGCTGTACAGGGTCAGCGGAAATTCACCGATTATTCAGGCCTTGGCCAGAGCAGCCGAATCAGGCAAGCAGGTAACGGTAGTCGTTGAGCTAAAGGCTAGGTTCGATGAAGAACGCAACATTGCTTGGGCAAGGAAGCTTGAAAAGTCGGGCTGTCATGTGGTGTACGGGCTAGTCGGATTAAAAACACATGCGAAAATTACGCTGGTAGTCAGACAGGAAGATAATACGCTGCGAAGATATGTTCATGTGGGTACGGGCAATTATAATGACAGCACGGCTAGACTTTACACAGATGTTGGTTTGTTCACCTCTCATGGGGTTATCGGGGAAGATGCTTCTGCGCTTTTTAACGAAATTACCGGCTATTCGGCTCCGCACGACTGGCAGGCTTTTGCCGTTGCTCCGACGGATTTGAAGGATAAACTATTTGAATTGATTGAAAGGGAAGCGGAGCATGCTAGGGCAGGTAGACCGGCTCACATTATCGCGAAAATGAACTCGCTTTCCAACCAACAGATGGTTGATGCACTGTATGCCGCGTCACAAGCTGGTGTAAAGATCGATCTGATCATTCGCGGAGTTTGCTGCCTTCGTCCTGGCGTACCAGGCCTTAGTGAGAATATCACGGTTCGAAGCATCGTTGACCGCTTCTTGGAGCATTCTCGGAGCTACTATTTTGAGAATGGCGGTCATGTGGATGTGTATCTGTCGTCTGCGGATTGGATGACGCGCAATCTGACCAGACGGATCGAGCTCATGTGTCCGGTATTCGATAATACGCTCAAGAAAATGATGATTCAAATCTTGCGATTGAGCTTGAATGATAATGTCAAGGCTAGAGAGTTGATGCCTAATGGTATGTACATGAGGGTAAAAAACGAACTGACCCCTTATCGGAGCCAGTTCGAGGCTTTGAAGATTACATCTTGGAAAAAACTCCAGCTTGAGCCTTAA
- a CDS encoding Ppx/GppA phosphatase family protein: MNNISYTGVIDIGSNSIRLVIYEHFGGSYRVVSEHKNAARLSERIGQDGLMKMQDILSIVPTLSHYATLCRSYKVTDMRVVATAAIRNAGNSQEIVRVLDEHTGLQIEVLSGEEEARYGFLGVINTIDIQDGLIIDIGGGSTEVTLFRDRMLVYSHSFPFGAVNTARQYISSGALLKRSSSKFARWYKMRLPFTLGYNQLRDFLWSDLAGRSVHSVK; the protein is encoded by the coding sequence ATGAACAATATCTCCTATACAGGTGTCATTGATATAGGCTCAAATTCCATTCGCTTGGTGATTTACGAACACTTCGGAGGTTCCTACCGGGTTGTCAGCGAGCATAAAAATGCTGCACGACTCAGTGAACGAATCGGACAAGACGGTCTCATGAAGATGCAGGATATTTTATCCATCGTACCTACCCTCTCCCACTACGCGACTCTGTGCCGTTCTTACAAAGTTACAGATATGAGAGTCGTCGCTACCGCTGCCATACGTAATGCTGGGAACAGTCAGGAGATTGTCAGGGTACTCGATGAGCATACAGGACTCCAGATCGAAGTACTGAGCGGAGAAGAAGAGGCTAGATACGGTTTTCTTGGAGTCATCAATACGATTGATATACAAGACGGCCTCATTATCGATATCGGAGGGGGAAGCACAGAGGTGACCCTTTTTCGGGATCGGATGCTTGTTTACAGCCATTCCTTTCCGTTTGGCGCGGTCAATACGGCACGTCAATATATCTCTAGCGGGGCTCTCTTGAAGAGGAGCTCCTCCAAATTCGCCAGATGGTACAAGATGCGCTTGCCCTTCACCCTTGGATACAATCAGCTCCGGGACTTCCTATGGTCGGACTTGGCGGGACGATCCGTACACTCGGTAAAATGA